One Methylobacterium sp. AMS5 genomic region harbors:
- a CDS encoding M20 aminoacylase family protein, translated as MPVIDRIADLSDEITAWRHDLHAHPELQYDVHRTAGFVADKLRAFGCDEVVTGVGRTGVVGVIRGRAHGSNRAIGLRADMDALPIQEIRDLPYRSTVPGKMHACGHDGHTAMLLGAAKYLAETRDFDGRAVLIFQPAEEGGGGGEAMVQDGMMERFGVESVYGLHNIPGQPLGTFAIRPGPIMASTDRFTILIEGRGGHAALPQAAVDTVLVGSHIVVALQSIVARNIDPLDSGVVSVCAVDAGEAFNVLPQTAELRGTMRALTPAVRDLMRERLATIAENVAVAFGARASVDFASGYPATENHPAETDFMADVAAQVVGEDRVERDVAPMMAAEDFSYMLAHRPGAYIFMGNGPSAGLHHPEYDFSDAAIPYGASLWARIIETGLPA; from the coding sequence ATGCCCGTCATCGACCGCATCGCCGATCTCTCGGACGAGATCACTGCCTGGCGGCACGATCTCCATGCCCATCCGGAGCTTCAGTACGACGTTCACCGCACCGCCGGTTTCGTGGCGGACAAGCTGCGCGCCTTCGGCTGCGACGAGGTCGTCACCGGCGTCGGGCGCACCGGCGTCGTCGGGGTGATCCGCGGGCGCGCGCATGGCTCCAACCGCGCGATCGGCCTGCGCGCCGACATGGACGCCTTGCCGATCCAGGAGATCCGCGACCTTCCCTACCGCTCGACCGTGCCGGGCAAGATGCACGCCTGCGGCCATGATGGGCACACCGCCATGCTGCTCGGCGCCGCGAAATACCTCGCCGAGACCCGCGACTTCGACGGCCGCGCGGTACTGATCTTCCAGCCGGCCGAGGAGGGCGGCGGCGGCGGCGAGGCGATGGTGCAGGACGGGATGATGGAGCGCTTCGGCGTCGAATCGGTCTACGGCCTGCACAACATCCCCGGCCAGCCGCTCGGCACCTTCGCGATCCGTCCCGGCCCGATCATGGCCTCCACCGACCGTTTCACGATTCTGATCGAGGGCAGGGGCGGGCACGCGGCCCTGCCGCAGGCGGCGGTCGATACGGTGCTGGTCGGGAGCCACATCGTCGTCGCCCTGCAATCCATCGTCGCCCGCAACATCGATCCGCTCGACTCAGGCGTCGTCTCCGTCTGCGCGGTCGATGCGGGCGAGGCCTTCAACGTGCTACCGCAGACGGCGGAGCTGCGCGGCACGATGCGGGCGCTGACGCCGGCCGTACGCGACCTGATGCGCGAACGGCTCGCGACGATTGCGGAGAATGTCGCCGTGGCCTTCGGCGCGCGGGCAAGCGTCGACTTCGCCAGCGGCTACCCGGCGACCGAGAACCACCCGGCCGAGACCGACTTCATGGCCGATGTCGCCGCGCAGGTCGTGGGCGAGGATCGTGTGGAGCGGGACGTGGCGCCGATGATGGCGGCCGAGGATTTCTCCTACATGCTGGCTCACCGGCCCGGCGCCTACATCTTCATGGGCAATGGGCCCTCCGCCGGCCTCCATCACCCGGAATACGACTTCAGCGACGCCGCCATCCCCTACGGTGCCTCGCTCTGGGCGCGGATCATCGAGACGGGTCTGCCCGCTTGA
- the truB gene encoding tRNA pseudouridine(55) synthase TruB, with the protein MQDDISSERAGEAPQEPRGDVRRDGPPRGGRRPQRGRPRHDRPKKNDVSGWVVLDKGVGITSTQAVAVVKRLFNAKKAGHAGTLDPLASGILPIALGEATKTVPFVMDGRKAYRFEVTWGVETDTDDAEGRPVETSDVRPTREALEAALPAFVGEIEQVPPRYSAIKIQGERAYDLARDGEVVELVARSVRIDHLSVIEHHGDRTLIAAECGKGTYVRALARDLGRVLGCYGHVSALRRTRVGPFEEAAACSVATLEESTEMHLHAVETALDEVPAVAVSRDMGLRLMRGQPVILRGQDAPIGGKAYATCGGVLVAVGDVERGELVPHRVFHLGGTAAPRN; encoded by the coding sequence ATGCAAGACGACATTTCTTCCGAACGCGCCGGTGAAGCGCCGCAGGAGCCGCGGGGCGACGTGCGCCGCGACGGACCGCCTCGGGGCGGACGCCGCCCTCAGCGCGGCCGTCCGCGCCATGACCGGCCGAAGAAGAACGACGTGAGCGGCTGGGTGGTGCTCGACAAGGGTGTCGGCATCACCTCGACCCAGGCTGTGGCGGTGGTGAAGCGCCTGTTCAACGCCAAGAAGGCGGGCCATGCCGGCACGCTCGATCCGCTGGCGTCGGGCATCCTGCCGATCGCGCTCGGCGAGGCAACGAAGACCGTGCCGTTCGTCATGGACGGCCGGAAGGCCTATCGCTTCGAGGTGACCTGGGGTGTCGAGACCGACACCGACGACGCCGAAGGTCGCCCGGTCGAGACCTCCGACGTCCGTCCGACCCGCGAGGCGCTCGAGGCGGCTCTGCCCGCCTTCGTCGGCGAGATCGAACAGGTGCCGCCGCGCTACTCCGCGATCAAGATTCAGGGCGAGCGCGCCTACGACCTCGCCCGTGACGGCGAGGTCGTGGAACTGGTGGCCCGCTCCGTGCGCATCGACCACCTCTCGGTGATCGAGCACCACGGCGACCGCACCTTGATCGCTGCAGAATGCGGCAAGGGCACCTATGTTCGTGCGCTGGCCCGCGATCTCGGTCGGGTGCTTGGCTGCTACGGTCACGTCTCGGCCCTGCGGCGCACCCGCGTCGGCCCCTTCGAAGAGGCAGCCGCCTGCAGCGTCGCCACCCTCGAAGAGAGCACCGAGATGCATCTCCACGCGGTCGAAACGGCTTTGGACGAGGTTCCCGCGGTCGCTGTCAGCCGCGACATGGGGCTTCGCCTGATGCGGGGTCAGCCGGTCATTCTGCGCGGGCAGGACGCGCCGATCGGCGGCAAGGCCTACGCGACCTGCGGCGGCGTGCTCGTCGCCGTCGGCGATGTCGAGCGCGGCGAGTTGGTGCCGCATCGCGTGTTTCACCTCGGCGGAACGGCGGCGCCGAGAAACTGA
- a CDS encoding PIG-L family deacetylase, with translation MTRTALAISPHLDDAVFSAGGTLARLAAQGWQVVMATIFTASVRDPRGFALACQLDKGLAPEVDYMALRREEDRAAARALGLDEPVHLPFREAPHRGYASAPELFAELAPDDRIGANLADAFERLVADTGPDLILAPQAVGGHVDHVQVVRAFRAAQPPLPVLWWRDFPYTVRSTEPKEPLRAIFEHWPEQVVRLDSDAEHRKAQACAAYGSQIGFQFGGLEGLRTRLAAENGVERFRLQGRVPPDLRDAGFA, from the coding sequence GTGACGCGCACCGCACTCGCCATCTCGCCGCATCTCGACGATGCAGTCTTCTCGGCCGGCGGCACGCTGGCGCGGCTCGCCGCGCAGGGCTGGCAGGTCGTCATGGCGACGATCTTCACGGCATCGGTGAGAGACCCGCGCGGCTTCGCCCTCGCGTGCCAACTCGACAAGGGGTTGGCGCCGGAGGTCGATTACATGGCCCTGCGCCGCGAGGAGGATCGCGCGGCGGCCCGTGCGCTCGGCCTCGATGAGCCGGTCCACCTGCCGTTCCGGGAGGCGCCGCATCGCGGCTACGCGTCGGCGCCGGAATTGTTCGCCGAGCTTGCCCCCGACGACCGGATCGGCGCCAACCTCGCCGACGCGTTCGAGCGACTGGTGGCCGATACCGGGCCGGACCTGATCCTCGCGCCTCAGGCCGTCGGCGGCCATGTCGATCACGTGCAGGTCGTGCGCGCCTTCCGCGCCGCGCAGCCGCCCCTGCCGGTACTGTGGTGGCGTGACTTCCCCTACACGGTGCGCAGCACCGAGCCGAAAGAGCCGCTGCGGGCGATCTTCGAGCATTGGCCCGAACAGGTCGTGCGCCTCGATTCCGATGCCGAGCACCGCAAGGCGCAAGCCTGCGCCGCCTACGGCTCGCAGATCGGCTTCCAGTTCGGCGGGCTGGAGGGATTGCGTACGCGCCTCGCCGCCGAGAACGGCGTCGAACGCTTCCGCTTGCAGGGCCGGGTGCCGCCGGATCTGCGCGATGCCGGCTTCGCCTGA
- a CDS encoding uracil-DNA glycosylase has product MPASPDAPKSLREPALLEERRAMADAPHVRPLRAFARMIAAERGAAVPDPDPLDGGVEARLLLLLETPGPSIGCTGFVSRDNPTGTAANLFRFLAEAGIARRDTLIWNAVPWVIHAPGALNRAPRRSEASAAAPYFAPLLALLPRLAVVVPAGRFAREASAPLSALCPSLPVVAIPHPSPTYVCTAPSVRERILTGLAEAAAHLAAAP; this is encoded by the coding sequence ATGCCGGCTTCGCCTGACGCGCCCAAGAGCCTGCGCGAACCCGCCCTTCTCGAGGAGCGCCGGGCGATGGCCGACGCGCCGCATGTCCGGCCGCTGCGCGCCTTCGCCCGCATGATCGCCGCCGAGCGCGGCGCGGCCGTACCCGATCCCGATCCGCTCGACGGCGGTGTGGAGGCGCGGCTGCTCCTGCTGCTCGAGACACCGGGCCCCTCGATCGGCTGCACCGGCTTCGTCTCCCGCGACAACCCGACCGGCACCGCCGCCAACCTGTTCCGCTTCCTGGCCGAGGCCGGGATCGCGCGGCGGGACACGCTGATCTGGAACGCGGTACCCTGGGTGATCCACGCGCCCGGCGCACTCAACCGCGCGCCCCGCCGATCGGAAGCGAGCGCCGCCGCGCCATACTTCGCGCCGCTCCTTGCTCTGCTGCCGCGGCTCGCCGTGGTCGTCCCGGCCGGGCGCTTCGCGCGCGAGGCCTCGGCGCCGCTCTCTGCCCTTTGCCCGTCGCTGCCGGTGGTGGCGATTCCCCATCCGAGCCCGACCTATGTCTGCACCGCGCCCTCCGTGCGCGAGCGCATCCTGACGGGCTTGGCAGAGGCGGCCGCGCATCTCGCTGCGGCGCCGTGA
- a CDS encoding lysylphosphatidylglycerol synthase domain-containing protein translates to MVTEAEPADADREADAGSKHASKRGRYAWIGTIASLILIVASLGVLWKLSAEISWAALQAAFTAVAATQLSEAFLFVAVSYLFLTCYDALALRQLRIKLPYRITALASFTSYAVSFTLGFPLITAATIRYWIYSKRGLSAAKIAALTVIAGFTFWLGMGVVLGFSLIIEAGQLASLTFKSIGVNTTARLNQILGFGTLGLVLGYLAWVSVKRRYIKVRHWQLELPGATVSFSQMVVGIGDVCAAAAVLYMLMPEGMNLPFTTFLAIYVLAAMLGIASNAPGGIGVFEATILLALSYLPRESVLGSLLLFRVCYYLVPFALALVMLGIYEGMQRLRRRAPANDP, encoded by the coding sequence ATGGTCACGGAGGCCGAGCCGGCCGACGCGGACCGAGAGGCTGATGCCGGATCGAAGCACGCGTCGAAGCGCGGGCGCTATGCCTGGATCGGCACGATCGCCAGCCTCATCCTCATCGTCGCCTCGCTCGGCGTTCTGTGGAAGCTCTCGGCAGAGATCAGTTGGGCCGCGCTGCAGGCGGCCTTCACCGCGGTGGCCGCGACACAGCTCAGCGAAGCCTTCCTGTTCGTGGCGGTCAGCTACCTGTTCCTGACCTGCTACGACGCGCTCGCCCTGCGCCAGCTCCGGATCAAGCTGCCTTACCGCATTACGGCGCTCGCCTCCTTCACGAGCTACGCCGTGAGTTTCACCCTCGGCTTCCCGCTCATCACCGCGGCGACGATCCGCTACTGGATCTACTCGAAGCGCGGGTTGTCGGCGGCCAAGATCGCCGCGCTCACGGTGATCGCCGGCTTCACCTTCTGGCTCGGCATGGGCGTGGTGCTCGGCTTCAGCCTCATCATCGAGGCGGGCCAGCTCGCGAGCCTCACCTTCAAGAGCATCGGCGTCAACACCACCGCGCGCCTCAATCAGATCCTCGGCTTCGGCACGCTCGGGCTCGTGCTCGGCTATCTCGCCTGGGTCTCGGTGAAGCGGCGCTACATCAAGGTGCGCCACTGGCAGCTCGAATTGCCGGGCGCCACGGTGTCGTTCAGCCAGATGGTGGTCGGCATCGGCGATGTCTGCGCGGCGGCCGCCGTGCTGTACATGCTGATGCCCGAGGGCATGAACCTCCCCTTCACGACCTTCCTGGCGATCTACGTGCTGGCCGCCATGCTCGGCATCGCCTCCAACGCGCCGGGCGGCATCGGCGTGTTCGAAGCGACGATCCTGCTCGCCCTGTCCTACCTGCCGCGCGAGTCGGTGCTCGGCTCGCTGCTGCTGTTCCGGGTTTGCTACTACCTCGTTCCCTTCGCTCTCGCTTTGGTGATGCTCGGCATCTACGAGGGGATGCAGCGGCTGCGGCGTCGGGCGCCCGCGAACGACCCGTGA
- a CDS encoding heavy metal translocating P-type ATPase — MEPILESHTMLPALAGAERPSRLTLPVDGMSCASCVGRVERSLRALPGVTDVAVNLATGRASLALPDGMPPSRAVDAVRDAGYDVPESVTAVSVEGMSCASCVGRVERALMALPGAVSASVNLATGRAELHHAAGTVSLSDVEAAVRQAGYEPRALGAAADVAHADRQEREAAALRRDLIVAAVLSAPVVVLDMGSHLLPGFHHAVTGLLGAGGFAWMQAVLATLVLAGPGRRFFRLGLPNLLRGHPDMNALVALGAGAAYLFSLVSTAAPWSLPDGSAHLYFEASVLIVTLILLGRTLEARAKGRAGAAIARLIDLSPKTARLVEGATEREVPAADLRIGDRVRVRPGERVPADGLVASGSSFVDESMITGEPVPVEKGSGARVVGGTLNTTGSFDFTVDRTGADTALARIVRMVEEAQGGKLPIQALVDRVTLWFVPAVIAIAVLTFLAWLVLGPSPALGHALVAGISVLIIACPCAMGLATPVSIMVGTGRAAERGVLFRQGAALQALRDARVIALDKTGTLTEGRPRLTDLVTAPGFSRASVLALAGAVEARSEHPVARAIAASARDAGAPPEAEAFEAVPGHGVSALVEARAVALGNRRYMERLGVTTGALESEAARLAQEGKSPIFAAVDGRLAALVAVADPVKPEARAALDALRARGLTVAMLTGDARVTAEAVARSLGITEVEAEVLPEGKVAALRRLREAHGPVAFVGDGINDAPALAEADIGIAIGTGTDIAVESADVVLMSGALTGLVEAVVLSRATLANIRQNLFWAFAYNAALIPVAAGVLTIVGGPQLSPVLAAGAMALSSVFVVGNALRLKRAGGTP; from the coding sequence ATGGAACCGATCCTTGAATCCCACACCATGCTGCCCGCGCTCGCCGGCGCCGAGCGGCCGTCCCGCCTGACCCTGCCGGTCGACGGCATGAGCTGCGCCTCCTGCGTCGGACGCGTCGAGCGGTCGCTCCGCGCGCTGCCCGGCGTGACCGATGTCGCGGTCAACCTCGCCACCGGCCGCGCCAGCCTAGCCCTGCCGGATGGCATGCCACCCTCGCGGGCGGTCGACGCAGTCCGCGACGCCGGTTACGACGTGCCGGAATCCGTCACCGCCGTCTCCGTCGAGGGGATGAGCTGCGCCTCCTGTGTCGGACGCGTGGAGCGCGCCCTCATGGCGCTTCCCGGTGCTGTTTCGGCGAGCGTGAACCTCGCCACGGGCCGGGCTGAATTGCACCACGCCGCCGGCACCGTCTCCCTGAGTGATGTCGAGGCGGCGGTGCGGCAGGCCGGCTACGAACCGCGTGCGCTCGGAGCCGCAGCCGATGTCGCGCACGCGGATCGGCAGGAGCGGGAGGCGGCCGCACTCCGCCGCGACCTGATCGTCGCCGCCGTGCTGTCGGCCCCCGTTGTCGTCCTCGACATGGGGAGCCATCTGCTGCCGGGCTTCCACCATGCCGTGACCGGCCTTCTCGGCGCAGGCGGCTTCGCCTGGATGCAGGCGGTGCTCGCGACCCTGGTGCTGGCCGGTCCCGGCCGGCGCTTCTTCCGGCTCGGCCTGCCGAACCTGCTGCGCGGCCATCCCGACATGAACGCCCTCGTCGCCCTCGGCGCCGGAGCGGCCTACCTCTTTTCCCTGGTCTCGACCGCCGCGCCGTGGTCGCTGCCGGACGGGTCGGCGCATCTCTATTTCGAGGCGAGCGTCCTCATCGTCACGCTGATCCTGCTCGGCCGCACCCTGGAGGCCCGCGCCAAGGGCCGGGCCGGCGCGGCGATCGCGCGGCTGATCGACCTCTCGCCCAAGACGGCGCGGCTTGTGGAGGGCGCGACCGAGCGCGAGGTGCCGGCCGCCGACCTCAGGATCGGCGACCGGGTGCGCGTGCGCCCCGGCGAGCGCGTGCCGGCGGACGGCCTCGTCGCGTCGGGCTCCTCCTTCGTCGATGAGAGCATGATCACCGGCGAGCCGGTGCCGGTGGAGAAGGGCAGCGGCGCCCGAGTCGTCGGCGGCACCCTCAACACCACCGGCAGCTTCGACTTCACGGTGGACCGCACCGGTGCCGACACCGCGTTGGCGCGGATCGTGCGGATGGTCGAGGAGGCGCAAGGCGGTAAGCTGCCGATCCAGGCGCTGGTGGACCGGGTCACCCTGTGGTTCGTGCCCGCCGTGATCGCCATCGCCGTGCTGACCTTCCTCGCTTGGCTCGTCCTCGGGCCTTCGCCGGCGCTCGGTCATGCCCTGGTCGCGGGGATCTCCGTGCTCATCATCGCCTGCCCCTGCGCCATGGGGCTGGCGACGCCGGTCTCGATCATGGTCGGTACCGGCCGGGCGGCGGAACGGGGCGTGCTGTTCCGTCAGGGCGCCGCGCTGCAGGCGCTGCGGGACGCCCGCGTCATCGCCCTCGACAAGACCGGCACGCTGACCGAGGGTCGTCCGCGCCTGACCGATCTCGTCACCGCGCCCGGCTTCTCCCGAGCGAGCGTGCTGGCGCTTGCAGGCGCCGTCGAGGCCCGCTCCGAGCATCCGGTCGCCCGCGCCATCGCCGCGTCGGCGCGGGACGCTGGGGCACCGCCCGAGGCCGAAGCGTTCGAGGCGGTGCCGGGCCACGGCGTCTCGGCCCTGGTCGAGGCACGGGCGGTGGCGCTCGGCAACCGCCGCTACATGGAACGGCTCGGCGTGACGACCGGGGCGCTCGAAAGCGAGGCGGCCCGTCTCGCTCAAGAGGGAAAGAGCCCGATCTTCGCCGCCGTGGATGGCCGGCTCGCGGCGCTCGTTGCGGTGGCCGATCCGGTCAAGCCGGAGGCGCGCGCGGCCCTCGATGCCCTGCGCGCCCGCGGCCTCACCGTGGCGATGCTGACGGGGGATGCCCGCGTCACCGCAGAGGCGGTCGCCCGGTCGCTCGGCATCACCGAAGTCGAGGCCGAGGTGCTGCCCGAGGGCAAGGTCGCGGCCCTGCGCCGCTTGCGCGAGGCCCACGGCCCGGTCGCCTTCGTCGGCGACGGCATCAACGACGCGCCCGCTCTGGCGGAGGCCGATATCGGCATCGCCATCGGTACCGGCACCGACATCGCGGTGGAGAGTGCCGACGTGGTGCTGATGTCCGGTGCGCTCACCGGGCTGGTCGAGGCCGTTGTCCTGTCGCGGGCGACGCTCGCGAACATTCGCCAGAACCTTTTCTGGGCGTTTGCCTACAACGCGGCGCTGATCCCCGTCGCCGCCGGCGTGCTGACGATTGTCGGCGGTCCGCAGCTCTCGCCGGTCCTGGCGGCCGGGGCGATGGCGCTCTCCAGCGTCTTCGTCGTCGGCAACGCGCTGCGCCTCAAGCGGGCGGGGGGCACCCCATGA
- the cueR gene encoding Cu(I)-responsive transcriptional regulator yields MSTPSVTIGKASRATGVSAKMIRYYEETGLLGPAGRTAAGYRVYSEADLHALRFVRRARDLGFSMREIADLLALWQDRSRASGAVKAVALGHVADLRRRIGELEAMARTLEHLAERCCGDDRPDCPILDDLAGGEGAASTEAGAARLQRVRRQG; encoded by the coding sequence ATGAGCACGCCCTCCGTCACCATTGGCAAGGCGTCCCGTGCGACCGGCGTTTCGGCCAAGATGATCCGCTACTACGAGGAGACGGGCCTGCTCGGCCCCGCAGGACGGACCGCCGCCGGCTACCGCGTGTATAGCGAGGCCGACCTGCACGCGCTCCGCTTCGTGCGCCGCGCCCGCGACCTCGGATTCTCGATGCGGGAGATCGCCGACCTGCTCGCACTCTGGCAAGACCGCTCCCGAGCCAGCGGCGCCGTGAAGGCGGTGGCGCTCGGCCATGTCGCCGACCTGCGCCGCCGCATCGGCGAATTGGAGGCGATGGCCCGGACCCTCGAACATCTTGCCGAACGCTGTTGCGGCGACGACCGGCCGGACTGCCCGATCCTCGACGATCTGGCGGGAGGCGAGGGGGCCGCTTCCACGGAGGCCGGCGCGGCACGATTGCAACGAGTACGAAGGCAAGGGTGA
- a CDS encoding ATP-binding protein produces the protein MSSNPARPLWLGVTLAVAVIVFAEAVGGTVDTALIVSASLALLIGGLLGRRGQGPVLQQSEVGPPRRHTIAEALLANIPDPVILVDRRVVVMEANPAARRLLPGLKLRHPLSFSLRAPDVLDGIEEVLRTGSAVRTEYATRVPTERAFEVQIGALPMSDMPGGGEANVVLFLRDLTEARRLEAMRVDFVANASHELRTPLAALLGFIETLQGPARDDARAREQFLGIMRSQAQRMTGLIDDLLSLSRIELHEHVVPTRMVDLGRIARRMVDMQAPLALKRGVALSVERPDIPLPVLGDRDELLRVIENLVENAVKYGGSGGVVVVSLHRVEGVDECGARIELRVRDEGPGIAAEHIPRLTERFYRVDTASSRQQGGTGLGLAIVKHTLKRHRGKLIIESEPGHGTTVRVSLPEHRPDTKGAMPDEVPVRD, from the coding sequence ATGTCGAGCAATCCGGCCCGCCCCCTATGGCTCGGCGTCACCCTGGCCGTGGCCGTGATTGTTTTCGCGGAAGCGGTCGGCGGCACGGTCGACACGGCCCTGATCGTCTCCGCCAGCCTTGCCCTCCTCATCGGCGGGCTCCTCGGGCGCCGCGGGCAGGGGCCGGTTCTCCAGCAGTCCGAGGTGGGCCCGCCGCGCCGCCACACCATCGCCGAGGCGCTGCTGGCGAACATCCCCGATCCCGTCATCCTGGTCGATCGCCGGGTGGTGGTGATGGAGGCCAACCCAGCCGCCCGGCGGCTCCTGCCGGGGCTCAAGCTCCGCCATCCGCTCTCCTTCTCCCTGCGCGCGCCCGACGTGCTCGATGGCATCGAGGAAGTGCTGCGCACCGGCTCGGCCGTCCGGACCGAGTACGCGACCCGCGTGCCGACCGAGCGCGCCTTCGAGGTGCAGATCGGTGCCCTGCCGATGTCCGACATGCCCGGCGGTGGCGAGGCCAACGTCGTGCTGTTCCTGCGTGACCTCACCGAGGCGCGTCGCCTCGAGGCGATGCGGGTCGATTTCGTCGCCAATGCCAGCCACGAACTGCGCACGCCGCTCGCCGCCCTTCTCGGCTTCATCGAAACTCTTCAGGGCCCCGCCCGAGACGACGCCCGCGCCCGCGAGCAGTTCCTCGGTATCATGCGTAGCCAGGCCCAGCGCATGACCGGGCTGATCGACGACCTGCTCTCGCTCTCCCGCATCGAGCTGCACGAGCACGTCGTGCCGACCCGGATGGTCGATCTCGGGCGCATCGCCCGCCGGATGGTCGACATGCAGGCGCCGCTCGCCCTCAAGCGCGGCGTCGCGTTGAGCGTCGAGCGGCCCGACATCCCGCTCCCGGTTCTCGGGGATCGCGATGAGTTGCTGCGCGTCATCGAGAACCTCGTCGAGAACGCGGTGAAGTATGGCGGCAGCGGTGGCGTGGTGGTCGTGTCGCTCCACCGCGTCGAGGGGGTGGACGAGTGCGGGGCCCGGATCGAGCTGCGGGTGCGCGACGAGGGGCCGGGCATCGCGGCCGAGCATATCCCGAGGCTGACCGAGCGCTTCTACCGCGTCGATACGGCGTCGAGCCGGCAGCAGGGCGGAACCGGTCTCGGGCTCGCCATCGTCAAGCACACGCTCAAGCGCCACCGGGGCAAGCTCATCATCGAGAGCGAACCCGGGCATGGCACCACAGTGCGGGTGAGCCTGCCGGAGCATCGACCCGACACCAAGGGAGCGATGCCGGACGAGGTGCCCGTACGGGATTAG
- a CDS encoding HAMP domain-containing methyl-accepting chemotaxis protein has protein sequence MRVSLGFKLAMVVGLLGLVGAGISAFALRQASQEQARAALTESFWNAGLQARGLAQAIEHAVVQATAVYTASDTEEAKERLSALKTALGDVEAARGPFLSAMEGHLPPEKRRRLDLAVKEFVAYQTETAELGFAVSPRAALIQASDEATVKNRERMVAEISALGRDVLARLDGQRDAAAQAQRKAFITLIAAPAAALILALLAAVWIIRTQIQRPLHRMKATMQALADERLDETVPFIARRDEVGEMAGTIARFQAALIEKRRLDGEARERLSQDGARGARLAAATQDFENETRRAVAGLTGSAHAMRAAADRLRETAGDTTLRAAEVAAASDQSAGVVDSIAGAAEELSGSARSIGERVRHASRIAETALTDTRGLETTVASLSRAADEVGAVVTLIRTVAEQTNLLALNATIEAARAGEAGRGFAVVAGEVKALAGQTATATDRIAAQIAAIQQAAGGTSGAIGEIGQTIAQLSLIAAEVATAAEQQGQASHDIARAIAGAAADSRTVSLSIAEVRAAAASNEERSDEVRSGAERVGDGSATLHVAIGTFLERVHAA, from the coding sequence ATGCGCGTATCTCTGGGCTTCAAACTGGCGATGGTCGTCGGGCTCCTCGGCCTCGTCGGAGCGGGCATCTCGGCCTTCGCGCTGCGGCAGGCGTCGCAGGAACAGGCCCGCGCCGCCCTCACCGAATCGTTCTGGAATGCCGGGCTCCAGGCCCGAGGTCTGGCCCAAGCCATCGAGCACGCCGTGGTCCAGGCCACCGCCGTCTACACCGCCTCCGACACCGAGGAGGCCAAGGAGCGGCTCTCCGCGCTTAAGACGGCGCTCGGTGACGTAGAGGCGGCGCGCGGGCCGTTCCTGTCCGCGATGGAAGGGCATCTGCCACCGGAGAAGCGGCGCCGGCTCGACCTCGCGGTGAAGGAGTTCGTCGCCTATCAGACCGAGACCGCCGAACTCGGTTTCGCGGTGTCGCCGCGCGCCGCCCTGATCCAGGCGAGCGACGAGGCGACGGTGAAGAACCGCGAACGCATGGTGGCGGAGATCTCGGCGCTGGGCCGCGACGTGCTCGCGCGCCTCGACGGACAGCGGGACGCGGCGGCGCAAGCGCAGCGCAAGGCCTTCATCACGCTCATCGCCGCGCCGGCCGCAGCGCTCATCCTAGCGTTGCTCGCCGCCGTCTGGATCATCCGAACGCAGATCCAGCGCCCGCTGCACCGGATGAAAGCGACCATGCAGGCGCTCGCCGACGAACGGCTCGACGAGACGGTGCCGTTCATCGCGCGCCGCGACGAAGTCGGCGAGATGGCCGGCACCATCGCTCGGTTTCAGGCGGCACTGATCGAGAAGCGCCGGCTCGACGGTGAGGCTCGCGAGCGACTTTCGCAGGATGGAGCCCGTGGCGCACGCCTCGCCGCGGCGACGCAGGACTTCGAGAACGAGACCCGGCGGGCGGTGGCCGGTCTCACCGGCTCGGCGCACGCGATGCGCGCCGCCGCGGATCGCCTCCGCGAGACCGCGGGCGATACGACCCTTCGCGCGGCGGAGGTTGCGGCGGCCTCGGATCAGTCGGCGGGCGTGGTGGACAGCATCGCGGGCGCCGCCGAAGAACTTTCGGGTTCGGCCCGGAGCATCGGCGAGCGCGTCCGCCACGCGAGCCGCATCGCCGAGACGGCGCTCACCGATACCCGCGGGCTGGAGACGACGGTGGCATCCTTGTCGCGCGCAGCGGACGAAGTCGGCGCGGTGGTCACGCTGATTCGCACGGTCGCCGAACAGACCAACCTTCTGGCCCTGAACGCCACGATCGAAGCCGCCCGTGCGGGCGAGGCCGGTCGCGGCTTTGCGGTGGTGGCCGGCGAGGTGAAGGCCCTGGCCGGTCAGACCGCCACGGCGACCGACCGCATCGCCGCCCAGATCGCAGCGATCCAGCAGGCGGCGGGCGGCACGAGCGGCGCCATCGGGGAGATCGGGCAAACGATCGCGCAGCTCAGCCTCATCGCCGCCGAGGTCGCGACGGCAGCCGAGCAGCAGGGGCAAGCCAGCCACGACATCGCGCGTGCCATTGCCGGGGCCGCAGCGGATTCCCGGACGGTGTCGCTGAGCATCGCGGAAGTTCGGGCTGCGGCCGCATCCAACGAGGAGCGGTCCGACGAAGTCCGCTCCGGTGCCGAGCGGGTCGGTGATGGCAGCGCCACGCTGCACGTCGCAATCGGGACGTTCCTGGAACGGGTGCATGCCGCCTGA